Proteins from a single region of Amycolatopsis sp. CA-230715:
- a CDS encoding sigma-70 family RNA polymerase sigma factor has product MSVQTLERETRGIRQRTVPKQATEPALDSSITTLPAESADLDAQSPAADLVRVYLNGIGKTALLTAADEVELAKRIEAGVFAAHMLDTAENLTPKRRSELSALVRDGHVAKNHLLEANLRLVVSLAKRYTGRGMPLLDLIQEGNLGLIRAVEKFDYSKGFKFSTYATWWIRQAITRGMADQGRTIRLPVHLVEQVNKLARIKRDLHQQLGREATNEELAAESGIAAEKVSDLLDHARDPVSLDMPVGTEEDAPLGDFIEDSEATDAESAVISGLLQDDLRRVLATLDDREQHVIRLRYGLDDGQPRTLDQIGKHFGLSRERVRQIEREVMSKLRQGERADRLRAYAS; this is encoded by the coding sequence ATGTCCGTCCAGACTCTCGAGCGCGAGACTCGCGGGATCCGCCAGCGAACGGTCCCGAAGCAAGCCACCGAGCCCGCACTCGATTCCAGCATAACCACACTTCCGGCCGAGAGTGCGGATCTCGACGCCCAAAGCCCCGCAGCCGACCTGGTCCGCGTGTACCTGAACGGCATCGGCAAGACCGCGCTGCTGACCGCGGCCGACGAGGTCGAGCTGGCCAAGCGCATCGAGGCGGGCGTCTTCGCCGCGCACATGCTCGACACCGCGGAGAACCTCACGCCGAAGCGCCGTTCCGAGCTGTCCGCGCTGGTGCGCGACGGCCACGTCGCGAAGAACCACCTGCTGGAGGCCAACCTCCGCCTGGTGGTGTCGCTCGCGAAGCGCTACACCGGCCGGGGGATGCCGCTGCTCGACCTGATCCAGGAGGGGAACCTGGGTCTGATCCGCGCGGTGGAGAAGTTCGACTACTCCAAGGGGTTCAAGTTCTCGACCTATGCCACCTGGTGGATCCGCCAGGCCATCACCAGGGGGATGGCCGACCAGGGGCGCACCATCCGGCTGCCGGTCCACCTGGTGGAACAGGTGAACAAGCTCGCCAGGATCAAGCGCGACCTGCACCAGCAGCTCGGCCGCGAGGCCACGAACGAGGAGCTGGCCGCCGAATCCGGTATCGCCGCGGAGAAGGTCTCCGACCTGCTCGACCACGCGCGCGACCCGGTAAGCCTGGACATGCCGGTGGGCACCGAGGAGGACGCGCCGCTCGGTGACTTCATCGAGGACTCCGAAGCCACCGATGCGGAGAGCGCGGTCATCTCGGGCCTGCTGCAGGACGACCTGCGCCGCGTGCTCGCCACCCTCGACGACCGCGAGCAGCACGTGATCCGGCTGCGCTACGGCCTCGACGACGGGCAGCCCCGCACGCTGGACCAGATCGGCAAGCACTTCGGCCTGTCGCGCGAGCGCGTGCGCCAGATCGAGCGCGAGGTCATGTCCAAACTGCGCCAGGGCGAGCGGGCCGACCGGCTCCGCGCGTACGCCAGCTGA
- a CDS encoding fumarate hydratase — protein sequence MTDATTTPFDYTEVLPLGTDTRTEYRLVTPDGVRVVEAAGRKFLEIDPAALTTLARAAITDIQHLLRSSHLAQLRAIVDDPEASGNDRFVAMDLLRNAAISAGGVLPMCQDTGTAIVIGKRGEGVLTGGDDERALAKGVFEAYQELNLRYSQMAPVNFWEERNTGTNLPAQIELYHKDGGGDPSYEFLVMAKGGGSANKTFLYQETKAVLNPKRLAKFLDEKLRGLGTAACPPYHLAIVVGGTSAEFNLKVAKLASARYLDDLPTEGSPSGHGFRDPDLEQQVLEMTRQFGIGAQFGGKYFCHDVRVIRLPRHGASCPVGIAVSCSADRQAKAKITADGVFLEQLERDPARFLPEVTEDDLSDEVVHVDLNRPMAEIRAQLSELPVKTRLSLTGPLVVARDIAHAKIAERLDAGEEMPQYLKDHPVYYAGPAKTPDGYASGSFGPTTAGRMDSYVEQFQVAGGSLVMLAKGNRSKKVTAACREHGGFYLGSIGGPAARLAQDCIKKVDVLEYPELGMEAVWKIEVEDFPAFIVIDDKGNDFFEATSEPVLQISFR from the coding sequence GTGACTGACGCCACCACCACCCCGTTCGACTACACGGAGGTCCTGCCGCTCGGCACGGACACCCGCACCGAGTACCGCCTCGTCACCCCGGACGGCGTCCGGGTCGTGGAGGCGGCGGGCCGGAAGTTCCTCGAGATCGACCCGGCCGCGCTCACCACGCTCGCGCGCGCCGCGATCACCGACATCCAGCACCTGCTGCGCTCTTCGCACCTCGCCCAGCTGCGCGCGATCGTCGACGATCCCGAGGCGAGCGGGAACGACCGGTTCGTCGCGATGGACCTGCTGCGCAACGCGGCCATCTCGGCGGGCGGCGTGCTGCCGATGTGCCAGGACACCGGCACCGCGATCGTCATCGGCAAGCGCGGCGAAGGCGTGCTCACCGGCGGTGACGACGAGCGCGCGCTGGCAAAGGGTGTGTTCGAGGCGTACCAGGAGCTGAACCTGCGGTACTCGCAGATGGCGCCGGTGAACTTCTGGGAGGAGCGCAACACGGGCACGAACCTGCCCGCGCAGATCGAGCTGTACCACAAGGATGGCGGCGGCGACCCGTCCTACGAGTTCCTGGTGATGGCCAAGGGCGGCGGCAGCGCGAACAAGACCTTCCTCTACCAGGAGACCAAGGCGGTCCTGAACCCGAAGCGGCTCGCGAAGTTCCTCGACGAGAAGCTGCGCGGCCTCGGCACCGCCGCCTGTCCCCCGTACCACCTCGCGATCGTCGTCGGCGGCACGTCGGCCGAGTTCAACCTCAAGGTCGCGAAGCTCGCGTCGGCGCGGTACCTGGACGACCTGCCGACCGAGGGTTCGCCGTCCGGGCACGGTTTCCGCGACCCCGATCTCGAACAGCAGGTGCTCGAGATGACGCGCCAGTTCGGCATCGGCGCGCAGTTCGGCGGCAAGTACTTCTGCCACGACGTGCGGGTGATCCGGTTGCCGCGGCACGGCGCCTCGTGCCCGGTCGGCATCGCGGTGTCCTGCTCCGCCGACCGGCAGGCGAAGGCCAAGATCACCGCCGACGGCGTGTTCCTCGAACAGCTGGAGCGCGATCCCGCCCGGTTCCTCCCCGAGGTCACCGAGGACGACCTGTCCGACGAGGTGGTGCACGTCGACCTGAACCGGCCCATGGCCGAGATCCGCGCGCAGCTTTCCGAGCTGCCGGTGAAGACGCGGCTGTCGCTGACCGGGCCGCTCGTCGTCGCGCGCGACATCGCGCACGCGAAGATCGCCGAACGCCTCGACGCCGGCGAGGAAATGCCGCAGTACCTGAAGGACCACCCCGTCTACTACGCGGGTCCGGCGAAGACTCCGGACGGCTACGCGTCGGGCTCGTTCGGGCCGACCACCGCGGGGCGCATGGACTCCTACGTCGAGCAGTTCCAGGTCGCGGGCGGGTCGCTGGTCATGCTCGCCAAGGGAAACCGGTCGAAGAAGGTCACCGCGGCCTGCCGCGAGCACGGCGGCTTCTACCTCGGCTCGATCGGCGGCCCGGCCGCGCGCCTCGCGCAGGACTGCATCAAGAAGGTCGACGTGCTCGAATACCCCGAGCTGGGCATGGAAGCCGTGTGGAAGATCGAGGTCGAGGACTTCCCCGCCTTCATCGTCATCGACGACAAGGGCAACGACTTCTTCGAAGCCACCTCGGAACCCGTGCTGCAGATCAGCTTCCGCTGA
- a CDS encoding dihydrofolate reductase family protein, which translates to MGTLMLMELTSLDGVAQAPGGPEEDTSDGFRHGGWAVPHFDEEMIERIAARTERGAALLLGRRTYDIFAASWPLAEPDDRVGAKLNGMPKYVASRTLDTVSWQNSALLTGDVAEAVGKLKASVDGEIQVHGSIGLVQTLLRHDLVDEIRLSTFPVLLGSGRRLFADGTIPARFRLVGTETSATGVVVTTHARDGELTYGAIGPETGNW; encoded by the coding sequence ATGGGCACCTTGATGCTGATGGAGTTGACGTCACTGGACGGTGTCGCGCAGGCCCCCGGCGGCCCGGAGGAGGACACCAGCGACGGGTTCCGGCACGGTGGCTGGGCGGTACCGCATTTCGACGAGGAGATGATCGAGCGGATCGCGGCGCGCACCGAGCGGGGCGCCGCGTTGCTGCTCGGACGGCGCACCTACGACATCTTCGCCGCCAGCTGGCCGCTCGCCGAACCGGACGACCGGGTCGGGGCGAAGCTGAACGGCATGCCGAAGTACGTGGCGTCGCGGACGCTGGACACCGTGTCGTGGCAGAACTCCGCGCTGCTCACCGGTGACGTCGCCGAAGCGGTCGGCAAGCTCAAGGCGAGCGTGGACGGCGAGATCCAAGTGCACGGCAGCATCGGGCTGGTCCAGACCCTGTTGCGGCACGACCTCGTCGACGAGATCCGGCTCTCCACGTTCCCGGTGCTCCTCGGCTCGGGACGGCGGCTCTTCGCCGACGGCACGATCCCGGCGAGGTTCCGGCTCGTCGGCACCGAGACCTCGGCGACCGGCGTCGTGGTCACCACGCACGCGCGCGACGGTGAGCTGACGTACGGTGCGATAGGACCGGAGACGGGAAACTGGTGA
- a CDS encoding YciI family protein: MPQYAILIYEKELPGGVADIPPEVMEANISAGEKIAALGATVVNEQGLEPVSTARTIHKGGMVTDGPFLETKEVLAGFFVVEAEDLDTAIAVGKLLPIMDGAVEVRPVLGV; encoded by the coding sequence ATGCCGCAGTACGCGATCCTGATCTACGAAAAGGAGCTCCCCGGCGGCGTCGCCGACATCCCGCCCGAGGTGATGGAAGCCAACATCAGCGCGGGCGAAAAGATCGCCGCGCTGGGCGCCACCGTGGTCAACGAACAGGGGCTCGAACCCGTCTCGACCGCGCGGACCATCCACAAGGGAGGGATGGTCACCGACGGGCCGTTCCTCGAAACGAAGGAAGTGCTCGCCGGGTTCTTCGTGGTGGAGGCCGAAGACCTCGACACCGCGATCGCCGTCGGCAAGCTGCTCCCGATCATGGACGGCGCCGTCGAGGTGCGGCCGGTGCTCGGCGTGTGA
- a CDS encoding RNA polymerase sigma factor: MNHAVQAVADAHRHEWAAVLAATVRVTRDLDLAEECVQDAYAAALADWSRGGVPSKPGAWLTVAARHNAMDALRRARTLRSKLHLLVEPEQHAEAHDDRLRLVFLCCHPALAFEAQVALTLRVVCGVATPDVAKAFLVSEPTMAARITRAKKKIAAAGIPFRMPGAAELPARVDAALTVIHLLFTTGHTAPTGPELTRTGIAEHALDLARLLHALLPAEREVRGLLALLLANHARRATRTAEDGRLLLLEEQDRSAWDADAIAEAHELVVGALRGGGPGRFALQAAIASLHASAPSYADTDWPQILVLYNELLKVWPSPVVALNRAVALSMTEGAEPALAEIEALERDGRLAGYRYLPAAKADLLRRLGKAPEAAAEYERALALTDNEAERAFLCGRLAPLVP; the protein is encoded by the coding sequence GTGAACCACGCCGTGCAGGCGGTCGCGGACGCGCATCGTCACGAGTGGGCCGCCGTGCTCGCCGCGACGGTGCGCGTCACCCGCGATCTCGATCTCGCCGAGGAATGTGTCCAGGACGCCTACGCCGCCGCGCTCGCGGACTGGTCGCGCGGTGGCGTGCCGTCGAAACCGGGCGCGTGGCTGACCGTCGCCGCCCGGCACAACGCGATGGACGCGCTGCGCCGGGCGCGGACGCTGCGGTCCAAGCTGCATCTGCTGGTCGAACCGGAACAGCACGCCGAGGCCCACGACGACCGGCTACGGCTGGTCTTCCTGTGCTGCCACCCCGCGCTCGCGTTCGAGGCGCAGGTGGCGCTCACGCTGCGGGTGGTGTGCGGGGTGGCCACGCCGGACGTCGCGAAGGCGTTCCTGGTCTCGGAGCCGACCATGGCGGCCAGGATCACCAGGGCGAAGAAGAAGATCGCGGCGGCGGGCATCCCGTTCCGGATGCCGGGTGCCGCCGAACTGCCCGCCCGCGTGGACGCCGCGCTCACCGTGATCCACCTGCTGTTCACCACCGGGCACACGGCGCCGACCGGGCCGGAGCTGACCAGGACCGGCATCGCCGAACACGCGCTCGACCTGGCACGCCTGCTGCACGCTCTGCTCCCCGCCGAGCGCGAGGTCCGCGGCCTGCTCGCGCTGCTGCTGGCCAACCACGCCCGCCGCGCCACCCGCACCGCCGAAGACGGCCGTCTGCTGCTCCTGGAAGAGCAGGACCGTTCGGCGTGGGATGCCGACGCCATCGCCGAAGCCCACGAACTCGTCGTGGGAGCACTGCGCGGCGGCGGTCCCGGCCGGTTCGCTTTGCAGGCCGCGATCGCGTCGCTGCACGCCTCCGCACCGTCCTATGCGGACACCGACTGGCCGCAGATACTGGTGCTGTACAACGAACTCCTGAAGGTGTGGCCCTCCCCCGTGGTCGCGCTGAACCGAGCCGTCGCGCTGTCGATGACCGAGGGCGCCGAACCCGCACTGGCCGAGATCGAGGCGCTCGAACGCGACGGCAGGCTGGCGGGCTACCGCTACCTTCCCGCCGCCAAAGCCGATCTGTTGCGACGGCTGGGAAAGGCGCCGGAAGCGGCCGCGGAGTACGAACGCGCACTCGCCTTGACGGACAACGAAGCCGAGCGCGCGTTCCTTTGTGGACGGTTGGCTCCGCTCGTGCCCTGA
- a CDS encoding SRPBCC family protein — MSKRQISVTRTIATTPEKIFELLADPAQHPLIDGSGTVRAARDGGPHRLALGAKFGMDMKMGAPYKIQNTVVEFEENRLIAWRHFNGHRWRWALEPAGEVGTEVTETFDWSTARFPFLIDISFFPKKNKQGIERSLERLDRMFPA, encoded by the coding sequence ATGAGCAAGCGGCAGATCTCGGTGACCAGAACGATCGCGACAACGCCGGAGAAGATCTTCGAGCTGCTGGCCGATCCGGCCCAGCACCCGCTGATCGACGGCTCCGGCACGGTGCGGGCCGCCCGCGACGGCGGCCCGCACCGCCTCGCGCTGGGGGCGAAGTTCGGCATGGACATGAAAATGGGCGCGCCGTACAAGATCCAGAACACCGTCGTCGAGTTCGAAGAGAACCGGCTCATCGCCTGGCGCCACTTCAACGGCCACCGCTGGCGCTGGGCGCTCGAACCCGCGGGCGAGGTCGGCACCGAGGTGACCGAGACGTTCGACTGGTCCACCGCCCGCTTCCCGTTCCTGATCGACATCAGCTTCTTCCCGAAGAAGAACAAGCAGGGCATCGAACGGTCGCTGGAGCGCCTCGACCGGATGTTCCCCGCCTGA
- a CDS encoding ABC transporter permease has protein sequence MLLWTRRSKVLLWTVFAVLFTAIVLTPLVMIVLASLADGWSGVLPDALTVAHYAEALSGETFASLSVSVQTGVIASAAALLLGTWAALAAESAPRGVRRFADTVFHLPIAVPSVVLGLALLVAFSSPPLLLNGTRWIVLLGHLMILLPFSYSTVSAAVSRMDPALAQAAASLGAGPARVLFRVRLPVLLPSMSASASLALAMSMGELGATMMLFPPDWRTLPASVFALTDRGQVFLASASTVLLLLVTLLGVLAIGLARGRAAHR, from the coding sequence GTGCTGCTGTGGACGCGGCGTAGCAAGGTTCTGCTGTGGACGGTGTTCGCCGTGCTGTTCACCGCGATCGTGCTGACGCCACTGGTGATGATCGTGCTCGCCTCACTGGCGGACGGGTGGAGCGGCGTGCTGCCGGACGCGCTCACGGTCGCCCACTACGCGGAAGCACTCTCCGGCGAGACGTTCGCGAGCCTTTCGGTCAGCGTGCAGACCGGGGTGATCGCTTCGGCGGCCGCGCTGCTGCTCGGTACCTGGGCCGCGCTCGCCGCCGAGTCCGCGCCACGCGGGGTCCGCCGGTTCGCCGACACGGTGTTCCACCTGCCGATCGCGGTGCCGTCGGTGGTGCTGGGGCTGGCCCTGCTGGTCGCGTTCAGCTCCCCGCCGCTGCTGCTCAACGGGACCCGCTGGATCGTCCTGTTGGGACACTTGATGATCCTGCTGCCGTTCTCCTACAGCACTGTTTCGGCCGCGGTGTCCAGAATGGACCCCGCGCTGGCGCAGGCCGCGGCGAGCCTCGGCGCGGGCCCGGCGCGGGTGCTGTTCCGCGTGCGGCTCCCGGTGCTGCTGCCGTCGATGTCGGCGTCGGCGAGCCTGGCGCTGGCGATGTCGATGGGAGAACTCGGCGCGACGATGATGCTGTTCCCGCCGGACTGGCGGACGCTGCCCGCGAGCGTGTTCGCGCTGACCGACCGCGGGCAGGTGTTCCTCGCCTCGGCGAGCACGGTGCTGTTGCTGCTGGTGACGCTGCTGGGCGTGCTGGCGATCGGCCTCGCGCGGGGACGCGCTGCACATCGGTGA
- a CDS encoding 2-aminoethylphosphonate ABC transporter permease subunit translates to MTGIALSAAATPRARGPRRARSALPWLLPPLVVLLGFFCYPLALVVRQSFVSDDGVPGFSVWGQVLSSPEFLDAAWRTVAIALGATAGCVLLGTFLALVIAFVPFPGARALSRLVDTVLAFPSFLIALAFTFLYGSAGLVGGGFLYSHWGVLLAEITFYTPFVMRPVLAAFGQVPADQLDVAASLGARPWRVLRQVVFPEALPSLASGACLTMLLAMNEFGIVLFIGAKDVITLPMLVYTKGIVTFDYPDACVIAVVNVLLSLALYGAYRWAVAKAVKGGGRAAVDAA, encoded by the coding sequence ATGACCGGGATCGCGCTGAGCGCCGCCGCGACGCCGAGGGCCCGCGGTCCTCGGCGCGCCCGCTCGGCACTGCCGTGGCTGCTGCCACCACTGGTCGTGCTGCTCGGCTTCTTCTGCTACCCGCTCGCGCTGGTGGTACGCCAGTCGTTCGTCTCCGACGACGGCGTGCCCGGGTTTTCGGTGTGGGGCCAGGTACTTTCCTCGCCCGAGTTCCTCGACGCCGCATGGCGGACGGTTGCGATCGCGCTCGGCGCCACCGCGGGCTGCGTCCTGCTCGGCACGTTCCTCGCACTGGTGATCGCGTTCGTGCCGTTCCCCGGCGCCCGAGCGCTTTCGCGCCTTGTCGACACCGTGCTGGCGTTCCCGTCCTTCCTGATCGCGCTCGCGTTCACCTTCCTCTACGGCAGCGCGGGTCTCGTCGGCGGCGGTTTCCTGTACTCGCACTGGGGCGTGCTGCTCGCCGAGATCACGTTCTACACGCCGTTCGTCATGCGACCGGTGCTGGCGGCGTTCGGGCAGGTCCCGGCGGACCAGCTCGACGTCGCCGCGAGCCTCGGCGCCCGCCCGTGGCGGGTGCTGCGCCAGGTGGTGTTCCCGGAAGCGCTGCCGTCGCTGGCCTCGGGCGCCTGCCTGACGATGCTGCTCGCGATGAACGAGTTCGGCATCGTGCTGTTCATCGGCGCGAAGGACGTGATCACGTTGCCGATGCTGGTCTACACCAAGGGGATCGTGACCTTCGACTACCCGGACGCGTGCGTGATCGCGGTGGTCAACGTGCTGCTGTCGCTGGCGTTGTACGGCGCCTACCGGTGGGCGGTCGCCAAAGCGGTGAAGGGAGGCGGCCGTGCTGCTGTGGACGCGGCGTAG
- a CDS encoding ABC transporter ATP-binding protein produces the protein MPAVEFRGVSVHFGQTCALSPLDLTVSRGETLAILGPSGSGKSTALKALAGFVRPSSGRVLLDGEDVTDLPPHRRGLGVVVQSYALFPHLRVADNVAFGLKSRKAPKAEVASRVAEVLDMVGMGAYAKRYPRELSGGQQQRVAIARALAIRPDVLLLDEPLSALDAALREDMVAELLRLRAELPGTTLVYVTHDQGEALALADRIAVMRDSRLVEVGPCERLYHRPSEEFTASFLGASNLIPVEVIGADGPARVTVRLGDHELSAEPTSALADGTKVALGVRPHRVGVRAASGGGTVPARLTGVQWRGSGFRLDLELAVDGMPPSAVRAEVPSVDGLPGVGEPVGVSIPDGCPLVAVRA, from the coding sequence ATGCCCGCCGTCGAGTTCAGGGGCGTGTCGGTCCACTTCGGACAGACCTGCGCACTGTCGCCGCTCGACCTGACGGTGTCGCGCGGTGAGACGCTGGCCATCCTCGGTCCCTCGGGATCCGGGAAGTCGACCGCGTTGAAGGCGCTCGCCGGGTTCGTCCGGCCCAGCTCGGGGCGGGTACTGCTCGACGGCGAGGACGTCACCGATCTCCCGCCGCACCGGCGCGGGCTCGGTGTGGTCGTGCAGAGCTATGCGCTGTTCCCGCACCTGCGGGTCGCCGACAATGTCGCTTTTGGACTCAAGTCGCGCAAGGCACCCAAGGCCGAGGTGGCGTCCCGGGTCGCCGAAGTGCTCGACATGGTCGGTATGGGCGCCTACGCGAAGCGGTACCCGCGCGAGCTTTCCGGCGGACAGCAGCAGCGCGTGGCGATCGCGCGGGCGCTCGCGATCCGGCCCGATGTCCTGTTGCTCGACGAGCCGCTGTCCGCTTTGGACGCCGCGCTGCGCGAGGACATGGTCGCCGAACTGCTGCGCCTGCGCGCCGAACTGCCCGGCACGACACTGGTCTACGTCACGCACGACCAGGGCGAGGCGCTCGCGCTCGCCGACCGGATCGCGGTCATGCGCGACTCGCGGCTGGTCGAGGTCGGCCCGTGCGAGCGGCTCTACCACCGCCCGTCCGAGGAGTTCACGGCGAGCTTCCTCGGCGCGTCGAACCTGATCCCGGTCGAGGTGATCGGTGCCGACGGCCCCGCGCGGGTGACCGTCCGGCTCGGTGACCACGAGCTGAGCGCGGAGCCGACCAGTGCGCTCGCCGACGGCACCAAGGTCGCGCTCGGTGTCCGCCCGCACCGGGTCGGCGTCCGCGCCGCGTCCGGCGGCGGCACCGTGCCCGCGCGGCTGACCGGTGTGCAGTGGCGGGGGAGCGGCTTCCGGCTCGATCTGGAACTGGCCGTCGACGGCATGCCGCCGAGCGCGGTGCGCGCGGAGGTGCCGTCCGTCGACGGTCTTCCCGGTGTCGGCGAGCCGGTCGGAGTGTCCATTCCGGACGGATGCCCGCTGGTGGCGGTGCGGGCATGA
- a CDS encoding 2-aminoethylphosphonate ABC transporter substrate-binding protein, translating into MKNTLRAMSVALAGLLAFALAACGGTAGGGQDGKTVTVYTVDGLEDWYAKRFEEFKAQTGITVQAVTAGSGEVASRVEKEKSNTKADLLVTLPPFIQRAASQGLLAPSAPSGVDKVPAGARDPRGRYAAVITNYLDFVYNPKQATPPPKSWDDLLDPRFKGKIQYSTPGEAGDGTAVLLQLQHVLGDQGALDYLKRLEANNVGPSSSTGKLQPKVAKGEILVANGDLQMNLAEIDSSGGFDVFFPADATGKRSTFALPYYAGLVANAPHADNAKKLLDFLFSPEVQGKAVDTYGMPACTDVTPSGPRAEKFAAALKGVEIWQPDWDAVLGRLDADLAAYKKAVGR; encoded by the coding sequence ATGAAGAACACCCTGCGCGCGATGTCGGTCGCGCTCGCCGGGCTGCTGGCGTTCGCGTTGGCCGCCTGCGGCGGAACCGCGGGCGGCGGCCAGGACGGCAAGACCGTCACTGTGTACACAGTGGACGGTCTGGAGGACTGGTACGCCAAGCGGTTCGAGGAGTTCAAGGCGCAGACCGGGATCACCGTCCAGGCCGTCACCGCGGGCTCGGGCGAGGTCGCGTCCCGGGTGGAGAAGGAGAAGTCGAACACCAAGGCCGATCTGCTGGTGACGCTGCCCCCGTTCATCCAGCGGGCCGCGTCGCAGGGCCTGCTCGCCCCGTCCGCACCGTCCGGAGTGGACAAGGTGCCCGCCGGCGCGCGCGATCCGCGGGGCCGGTACGCCGCGGTCATCACGAACTACCTCGACTTCGTCTACAACCCGAAGCAGGCGACCCCGCCGCCGAAGAGCTGGGACGACCTGCTGGACCCCCGGTTCAAGGGGAAGATCCAGTACTCCACGCCGGGGGAGGCCGGTGACGGCACCGCCGTGCTGCTCCAGCTCCAGCACGTGCTCGGCGACCAGGGCGCGCTCGACTACCTGAAGCGGCTGGAGGCGAACAACGTCGGGCCGTCCTCGTCCACCGGCAAGCTGCAGCCGAAGGTCGCCAAGGGGGAGATCCTGGTGGCCAACGGAGATCTCCAGATGAACCTCGCGGAGATCGACTCCAGCGGCGGGTTCGACGTGTTCTTCCCGGCGGACGCCACCGGCAAGCGCTCCACCTTCGCGCTGCCCTACTACGCGGGACTCGTCGCGAATGCGCCGCACGCCGACAACGCGAAGAAGCTGCTCGACTTCCTGTTCTCGCCCGAAGTGCAGGGCAAGGCCGTGGACACCTACGGCATGCCCGCGTGCACCGACGTGACGCCTTCGGGTCCCAGGGCGGAGAAGTTCGCCGCGGCGCTCAAGGGTGTCGAGATCTGGCAGCCGGACTGGGACGCCGTGCTCGGCAGGCTCGACGCCGATCTCGCCGCGTACAAGAAGGCCGTCGGCCGGTGA
- a CDS encoding phosphonatase-like hydrolase, translating to MERFELAVLDMAGTTVADDGLVIRAFTAAIGAAGVSETDSRFPAMLDYVVETMGQSKITVFRALLDGDEERATTANEEFQRTYAKLVADGQCEPVPGAEDAIRALRSRGVKVALTTGFAPETQQAILTALGWHELADLTLAPGDGVRGRPMPDLVLASALRLGVTDVRRIAVAGDTVSDVVTGLSAGASVVAGVLTGAGARADFTAAGATHVLDSVTELPDLLA from the coding sequence ATGGAGCGTTTCGAACTCGCCGTGCTGGACATGGCCGGGACCACCGTGGCCGACGACGGGCTGGTGATCCGCGCGTTCACCGCCGCCATCGGCGCCGCCGGAGTGTCCGAAACGGACTCCCGGTTCCCTGCGATGCTGGACTACGTCGTGGAAACCATGGGGCAGTCGAAGATCACCGTGTTCCGCGCGCTGCTCGACGGCGACGAAGAGCGAGCCACGACGGCCAACGAGGAGTTCCAGCGGACCTACGCGAAGCTCGTCGCCGATGGCCAGTGCGAGCCGGTTCCCGGTGCGGAGGACGCCATTCGCGCGCTGCGGTCCCGCGGCGTCAAGGTCGCGCTGACCACCGGGTTCGCCCCCGAAACGCAGCAAGCGATCCTGACCGCGCTCGGCTGGCACGAGCTGGCCGATCTCACGCTCGCGCCCGGCGACGGCGTGCGCGGCAGGCCGATGCCCGATCTCGTGCTCGCTTCGGCGTTGCGCCTCGGCGTCACCGATGTCCGCAGGATCGCGGTCGCCGGTGACACGGTGTCCGATGTGGTCACCGGACTCAGTGCGGGCGCGTCGGTCGTGGCCGGGGTGCTCACCGGTGCCGGTGCGCGCGCGGACTTCACCGCGGCGGGCGCCACCCACGTCCTCGATTCCGTCACCGAACTTCCCGATCTGCTCGCCTGA